One Bacteroidota bacterium genomic window carries:
- the tpx gene encoding thiol peroxidase, translating to MATITLKGNPVQTLGNLPKTGEKAKDFNLIKNDLSVSSLKDFKGNRLVLNIFPSLDTGTCAASVRQFNKLASELPNTKVLCISRDLPFAQARFCGAEGLTNVITLSDFATGEFGKNYGLEIIDGPLKHLHSRVVIVLNEEAKVVYTEQVPEIVNEPNYDEAIKHLK from the coding sequence ATGGCAACAATTACATTAAAAGGAAATCCGGTGCAAACCCTTGGCAATTTACCCAAGACAGGCGAGAAAGCAAAAGATTTTAACCTGATAAAAAACGATTTGTCGGTTTCAAGTCTGAAAGATTTTAAAGGAAACAGACTTGTGCTGAATATTTTTCCAAGCCTCGATACCGGCACTTGTGCAGCCTCGGTACGCCAATTTAACAAACTGGCCTCGGAATTGCCTAATACCAAAGTATTGTGCATTTCGCGCGACCTGCCTTTTGCTCAGGCTCGTTTTTGTGGTGCCGAAGGCCTGACCAATGTAATAACCCTTTCGGACTTTGCAACTGGTGAATTTGGTAAAAACTATGGATTGGAAATAATCGATGGACCACTCAAACATTTACATTCGAGGGTTGTGATTGTACTCAACGAAGAGGCCAAGGTGGTATATACCGAACAGGTGCCTGAAATTGTAAACGAACCCAATTACGACGAGGCGATTAAACATTTGAAATAG